In Pseudomonas sp. MTM4, one genomic interval encodes:
- the pilB gene encoding type IV-A pilus assembly ATPase PilB, with the protein MNENAPLGGLARQLVLVGQLDEKVAQQAQQQAQRNQVSLVSWLVQNKLIKSRTVVDVAGEQFGVPYFDLSALDRETQPTDLISEKLVRQHRLLPLQRRGNKLYVAISDPTNHQAISDIQFNTGLSVESVLVEDDKLGEAIEKLFESADAAMDGLTDSDLDELDVEISGGANEEDGGHNEADDAPVVRFVNKMLLDAIKRGSSDLHFEPYEKSYRVRFRTDGVLHEVARPPVQLVSRISARLKVMAALDIAERRKPQDGRIKMKVSKSKSIDFRVNSLPTLWGEKIVMRILDSSSAKMGIDALGYEEEQKALYMAALKQPQGMILVTGPTGSGKTVSLYTGLNILNTIDVNISTAEDPVEINLEGINQVNVNPRQGMDFAQALRAFLRQDPDIIMVGEIRDLETAEIAIKAAQTGHMVMSTLHTNSAAETLTRLRNMGVPAFNIATSVNLIIAQRLARKLCPGCKKPVEVPRDALLKEGFPEDKIGTFQLYGPVGCDNCNGGYKGRVGIYEVVKITPALQRLIMEEGNSIDIAIQARRDGFNDLRLSGLVKAMHGITSLEEVNRVTKD; encoded by the coding sequence ATGAACGAAAACGCTCCTCTCGGTGGTTTAGCTCGCCAGTTGGTATTGGTTGGTCAGCTTGATGAAAAGGTCGCGCAGCAGGCCCAGCAACAGGCCCAGCGTAATCAGGTGTCGCTGGTTTCCTGGTTGGTGCAGAACAAACTGATAAAAAGTCGGACGGTGGTGGATGTCGCTGGTGAGCAGTTTGGCGTTCCGTATTTCGATCTGAGTGCTCTGGACAGGGAAACCCAGCCTACGGACCTGATTAGCGAAAAGCTGGTACGCCAGCACCGTCTGCTTCCACTGCAGCGTCGCGGTAACAAATTGTATGTCGCGATTTCCGATCCAACTAATCATCAGGCCATCAGCGATATCCAGTTCAACACCGGGCTTTCTGTCGAATCGGTGCTGGTTGAAGATGACAAGCTTGGCGAAGCGATTGAAAAACTGTTCGAGTCTGCCGACGCTGCGATGGATGGGCTTACTGATTCTGATCTCGACGAGTTGGATGTCGAGATTAGTGGTGGCGCCAATGAAGAGGATGGAGGGCACAACGAGGCCGATGATGCGCCGGTTGTGCGCTTCGTCAACAAGATGCTGCTAGACGCAATCAAGCGCGGCTCGTCGGACCTGCACTTCGAACCCTACGAGAAATCCTATCGGGTGCGCTTCCGTACCGACGGTGTGCTGCATGAGGTAGCGAGGCCGCCAGTGCAGTTGGTCAGTCGAATTTCCGCGCGCCTCAAGGTCATGGCGGCGCTGGATATTGCCGAGCGGCGCAAGCCGCAGGACGGCCGGATCAAGATGAAGGTCTCTAAGAGCAAGTCCATCGACTTCCGTGTCAACAGCCTGCCGACGCTATGGGGCGAGAAGATCGTGATGCGGATCCTCGACTCATCCAGCGCCAAGATGGGCATCGATGCGCTGGGCTATGAGGAAGAGCAAAAAGCGCTGTACATGGCTGCGCTGAAGCAGCCGCAGGGGATGATTTTGGTCACCGGCCCAACGGGATCGGGCAAGACGGTTTCGCTGTACACCGGCCTGAATATTCTCAATACCATCGATGTGAATATTTCTACTGCTGAAGACCCGGTGGAGATCAACCTCGAAGGCATCAATCAGGTCAACGTCAATCCGCGTCAGGGCATGGACTTTGCCCAGGCGTTACGCGCCTTTTTGCGTCAGGACCCGGACATCATCATGGTCGGCGAAATCCGCGATCTGGAAACCGCCGAGATCGCCATCAAGGCGGCGCAGACAGGCCATATGGTGATGTCAACGCTGCATACCAACAGTGCCGCTGAAACCTTGACCCGCCTGCGCAATATGGGGGTGCCGGCATTCAATATCGCGACTTCGGTCAACTTGATCATCGCCCAGCGTTTGGCGCGCAAGTTGTGTCCCGGTTGCAAGAAGCCGGTCGAGGTGCCGCGCGACGCCTTGCTGAAGGAAGGCTTTCCAGAAGACAAGATCGGCACGTTCCAGCTTTATGGGCCGGTGGGTTGTGACAATTGCAATGGCGGTTACAAGGGCCGTGTCGGTATTTATGAAGTGGTTAAAATCACGCCTGCTCTACAGCGGCTTATCATGGAGGAAGGAAACTCCATCGATATCGCTATTCAAGCGCGCAGAGATGGCTTCAATGATTTGCGTCTTTCGGGTCTGGTCAAAGCCATGCACGGCATCACCAGCCTGGAGGAAGTCAACCGCGTGACCAAGGATTAA
- a CDS encoding type II secretion system F family protein, translated as MAQQKALKTSVFTWEGTDRKGSRIKGELSGQSPALIKAQLRKQGINPLKVRKKAVSLFSAGKKIKPMDIALFTRQMATMMKAGVPLLQSFDIIGEGFDNSNMRKLVDDVKQEVAAGNSFAGSLRKKPQYFDDLYCNLVESGEQSGALETLLDRVATYKEKTEQLKAKIRKAMTYPIAVIVVAVIVSAILLIKVVPQFENVFHGFGAELPAFTMMVIGLSRWLQDWWYLVIVGMFAAAFLFKHSYKRSEKFRDVLDRGLLRLPIVGNILYKAVVARYARTLSTTFAAGVPLVDALDSVGGATGNVVFRNAVAKIRNDVSSGVQLNFSMRTTAVFPSMAVQMTAIGEESGSLDEMLDKVAGFYEDEVDNMVDNLTTLMEPMIMAVLGVLVGGLIIAMYLPIFQLGSVIG; from the coding sequence ATGGCGCAGCAGAAAGCGTTGAAAACCAGTGTGTTCACCTGGGAAGGCACTGACCGCAAGGGCAGCAGGATCAAGGGAGAGCTGTCTGGCCAGAGCCCGGCGCTGATCAAGGCGCAACTGCGCAAGCAGGGCATTAATCCGCTTAAGGTGCGCAAGAAAGCGGTCTCGCTGTTCAGCGCGGGCAAGAAGATCAAGCCGATGGACATCGCGCTGTTCACCCGGCAGATGGCGACCATGATGAAGGCCGGTGTGCCGTTGTTGCAGTCGTTCGACATCATCGGTGAGGGCTTCGACAATTCGAACATGCGCAAGCTGGTGGATGACGTGAAGCAAGAGGTGGCCGCTGGTAACAGCTTCGCCGGTTCGTTGCGCAAGAAGCCGCAATATTTCGATGACCTTTATTGCAACCTGGTGGAATCCGGTGAGCAGTCCGGCGCGCTGGAAACCTTGCTGGATAGGGTCGCAACCTACAAGGAAAAGACCGAGCAGCTCAAGGCTAAGATTAGAAAGGCAATGACTTATCCGATAGCAGTTATTGTGGTGGCGGTCATAGTTTCCGCGATCCTGCTGATCAAGGTGGTGCCACAGTTTGAGAATGTATTTCACGGTTTCGGTGCGGAACTGCCTGCTTTCACCATGATGGTGATTGGGCTCTCGCGCTGGCTGCAGGACTGGTGGTATCTGGTTATCGTTGGGATGTTTGCGGCGGCATTTCTATTCAAGCATAGCTATAAGCGCTCGGAAAAATTTCGCGATGTGCTGGATAGAGGGCTCCTCAGGTTGCCGATTGTAGGCAACATTCTTTACAAGGCCGTTGTGGCGCGTTACGCGCGAACTCTTTCGACTACCTTCGCTGCCGGCGTACCACTTGTCGATGCGCTGGATTCGGTAGGGGGTGCCACTGGTAACGTAGTGTTCCGCAACGCGGTCGCTAAAATTCGTAACGATGTGTCCTCCGGTGTGCAGCTTAATTTCTCGATGCGTACTACCGCGGTGTTCCCCTCAATGGCGGTTCAGATGACGGCCATTGGTGAGGAGTCAGGCTCGCTGGACGAAATGCTGGATAAAGTTGCGGGTTTCTACGAGGACGAAGTGGACAATATGGTCGATAACCTGACGACTCTGATGGAACCCATGATCATGGCGGTGCTGGGGGTGCTGGTGGGGGGGCTGATCATCGCGATGTACCTGCCTATCTTCCAGCTTGGCAGCGTGATCGGTTAA
- a CDS encoding A24 family peptidase, with protein sequence MILQLLASNLLAFVFCVFVLGLLVGSFLNVVIHRLPIMMQRDWRAQAREFLELPGEPATTFNLILPHSHCPHCDHEIRPWENIPLVSWLALRGKCSSCKAPISKRYPLVELACGLLSGYVAWHFGFTWQAGAMLLLTWGLLAMSMIDVDHKLLPDSLVLPLLWLGLLVNLFGLFATLPDAVWGAVAGYLSLWSVYWLFKLVTGKEGMGYGDFKLLAMLGAWGGWQVLPLTILLSSVVGAVLGTIMLRVQKADSGTAIPFGPYLAIAGWVALLWGDQITSSYLQFAGF encoded by the coding sequence ATGATTCTTCAGTTGCTGGCCAGCAACCTGCTGGCCTTTGTTTTCTGCGTGTTTGTGCTTGGTCTGCTGGTCGGCAGTTTTCTCAACGTCGTGATACACCGCCTGCCCATCATGATGCAGCGCGATTGGCGCGCTCAGGCTCGTGAGTTTCTCGAGCTGCCTGGCGAGCCTGCCACGACGTTCAATCTGATCCTCCCTCACTCCCACTGCCCGCACTGCGATCACGAAATTCGGCCGTGGGAGAACATCCCGTTGGTGAGTTGGCTGGCGCTGCGGGGCAAGTGTTCGTCATGCAAGGCGCCGATCAGCAAACGCTACCCTTTAGTTGAGCTGGCGTGCGGATTGCTCTCGGGCTACGTCGCCTGGCATTTCGGCTTCACCTGGCAGGCCGGTGCGATGTTGCTGCTGACCTGGGGGCTGCTGGCGATGAGCATGATCGATGTCGATCATAAGCTGCTGCCGGACTCCCTCGTGTTGCCGCTGCTTTGGCTGGGATTGCTCGTCAATCTGTTCGGCCTGTTCGCTACGCTGCCGGATGCGGTATGGGGTGCGGTTGCCGGCTATCTCAGCCTGTGGTCGGTGTACTGGTTGTTCAAGCTGGTGACCGGCAAGGAGGGCATGGGCTATGGCGACTTTAAGCTGCTGGCGATGCTTGGTGCCTGGGGTGGGTGGCAGGTCTTGCCGTTGACCATTCTGTTGTCGTCGGTCGTTGGGGCGGTGCTGGGTACGATCATGCTGCGTGTGCAGAAGGCCGATAGCGGCACGGCCATTCCTTTTGGGCCCTATCTGGCGATCGCTGGCTGGGTCGCCCTGCTTTGGGGTGATCAAATCACGTCGAGTTATCTGCAGTTCGCGGGGTTCTGA
- the coaE gene encoding dephospho-CoA kinase (Dephospho-CoA kinase (CoaE) performs the final step in coenzyme A biosynthesis.): MKPWVLGLTGGIGSGKSAVVEAFGQLGVHWVDADHAARWVVEPGKPALRLIAERFGEAVLASDGTLDRAVLRERIFQDPAQRKWLEELLHPLIRQEVAGHLARATSPYAIMVSPLLVESGQYRQVDRVLVVDVPEAMQIERAARRDQSSEAQIQAIIKAQASREERLRHADDVLVNDRDLAWLKAGVERLHNFYLTLRGGQE; this comes from the coding sequence ATGAAGCCATGGGTGCTTGGTTTGACTGGCGGTATTGGCAGCGGAAAAAGCGCTGTGGTGGAAGCGTTCGGGCAGCTCGGGGTGCACTGGGTGGACGCCGATCATGCCGCGCGCTGGGTGGTGGAGCCTGGCAAGCCGGCGTTGAGGTTGATCGCAGAGCGCTTCGGCGAGGCGGTTCTTGCATCTGATGGCACTCTGGATCGTGCAGTGCTGCGTGAGCGGATATTCCAGGACCCGGCTCAGCGCAAATGGCTCGAGGAGTTACTCCACCCGCTGATTCGCCAGGAAGTCGCTGGGCACCTCGCCCGGGCAACCTCTCCCTACGCCATCATGGTGTCGCCGCTGCTGGTGGAGTCCGGCCAGTATCGTCAGGTCGACCGCGTGCTGGTTGTCGATGTGCCTGAAGCTATGCAGATCGAGCGTGCTGCCCGGCGAGATCAGTCTAGCGAAGCGCAGATCCAAGCCATCATCAAGGCCCAGGCCAGCCGCGAGGAGCGTCTGCGTCATGCCGACGATGTGCTGGTCAACGATCGTGATCTAGCTTGGCTGAAAGCTGGGGTGGAACGGTTGCACAATTTCTATCTGACGTTGCGAGGAGGTCAGGAATGA
- the yacG gene encoding DNA gyrase inhibitor YacG produces the protein MSTMVECPTCGAPVEWSVKSPNRPFCSERCKLIDLGAWASEEHAIPGNEVEDDLFSGDVPPRQH, from the coding sequence ATGAGCACTATGGTTGAATGCCCTACCTGTGGCGCGCCAGTCGAGTGGAGCGTGAAGAGTCCGAATCGGCCGTTCTGTTCCGAGCGTTGCAAGCTGATCGATCTGGGTGCCTGGGCGTCGGAAGAGCATGCGATTCCGGGTAATGAGGTCGAGGATGATCTTTTTTCCGGTGACGTGCCGCCTCGTCAGCATTGA
- a CDS encoding energy-coupling factor ABC transporter permease has translation MIAAELLAPFSLFLGWLLYTAGLLWACARAPWVELFSDTRRQHLVFGAVLAIFLLWLVRRDFDSGLSFHFIGLTAVTLLLDWPLAILAAFIAQLGLTVTGHQQLVALGLNGVLLVLIPVTVTELCAFAVERTQPRNLFVYIFFSGFFAAGLAALLCILAGLGILLIDGRYPMPPWLEDFAGYIWLVMFPEAFINGTVVSALVVFYPDWMETFNRSRYLQAPWKDDGNKQA, from the coding sequence ATGATTGCCGCCGAACTGCTCGCACCATTCAGCCTTTTTCTGGGCTGGCTGCTTTATACCGCCGGGCTGCTCTGGGCCTGCGCGCGAGCGCCCTGGGTGGAACTGTTCAGCGATACCCGGCGCCAGCATCTAGTGTTCGGCGCCGTTCTGGCGATATTTCTGCTGTGGCTGGTTCGTCGAGACTTCGACTCTGGGTTGTCCTTCCACTTCATCGGACTGACAGCCGTAACACTCTTACTGGACTGGCCACTGGCAATCCTTGCCGCCTTCATTGCCCAGCTTGGGCTGACCGTGACGGGCCATCAACAGCTGGTAGCGCTCGGCCTGAATGGCGTGCTGTTAGTACTGATACCGGTTACGGTAACGGAGCTCTGCGCCTTTGCCGTGGAACGCACCCAGCCGCGAAATCTTTTCGTCTACATTTTCTTTTCCGGCTTCTTTGCCGCCGGCCTAGCAGCGCTTTTGTGCATTCTGGCCGGACTGGGAATCCTGCTGATCGATGGTCGCTATCCAATGCCTCCCTGGCTGGAAGACTTTGCCGGCTATATCTGGCTGGTGATGTTTCCCGAGGCATTCATCAACGGAACCGTCGTCAGCGCTCTGGTCGTCTTCTATCCAGACTGGATGGAAACCTTCAACCGCAGCCGCTATTTGCAAGCCCCCTGGAAAGATGACGGCAACAAGCAGGCTTGA
- a CDS encoding NADP(H)-dependent aldo-keto reductase, producing MELRQLGRTELNVSALCLGSMTWGEQNDQDQAFAQLDRARAAGINFLDTAEMYPVPPRAETYATTERYIGNYFKARGNRADWILASKIAGPGNGISHIRDGQLKMNRQHIVAALDASLQRLQTDWIDLYQLHWPERSTNFFGQLGYRHQEQDFTPIEETLEAMDEQVKAGKIRHIGLSNETPWGTMKFLQLAEARGWPRAVSIQNPYNLLNRTFEVGLAEIAIREQCGLLAYSPLAFGMLSGKYEQGARPAGARITMFSRFLRYTNPQSQAACSRYVALAREHGLDPAQMALAYITQQPFVTSNIIGATSLDQLETNLASAELRLSAEVLEGIEAIHTEQPNPAP from the coding sequence ATGGAACTGCGCCAACTTGGCCGCACCGAATTGAATGTCAGCGCGCTGTGCCTGGGCAGCATGACCTGGGGCGAACAGAACGATCAGGATCAAGCGTTCGCTCAGCTGGATCGCGCCAGAGCCGCAGGCATCAACTTCCTCGATACCGCCGAAATGTATCCAGTGCCGCCGCGAGCGGAAACCTATGCCACCACAGAGCGCTACATCGGCAACTATTTCAAGGCCCGCGGGAATCGTGCCGACTGGATCCTGGCCAGCAAGATCGCCGGACCCGGCAATGGAATCAGTCACATCCGTGACGGCCAGCTGAAGATGAACAGGCAGCACATCGTTGCGGCCCTCGATGCAAGCCTTCAGCGCCTGCAGACGGACTGGATCGATCTGTACCAACTGCATTGGCCAGAACGCAGCACCAATTTCTTCGGCCAACTCGGTTACCGCCATCAGGAGCAGGATTTCACGCCCATCGAGGAAACGCTCGAAGCCATGGACGAGCAGGTAAAGGCCGGAAAGATCCGCCACATCGGTCTGTCGAACGAAACCCCCTGGGGCACAATGAAGTTCCTGCAGCTCGCCGAAGCCAGAGGCTGGCCGCGCGCCGTTTCGATCCAGAACCCCTACAACCTGCTCAATCGCACCTTCGAGGTCGGCTTGGCCGAAATAGCCATTCGCGAACAGTGCGGGCTGCTGGCCTATTCGCCCCTGGCTTTTGGCATGCTCAGCGGCAAATACGAACAAGGCGCTCGACCGGCCGGAGCACGAATCACGATGTTCAGCCGTTTTTTGCGCTATACCAATCCACAGTCGCAAGCCGCCTGCTCTCGATATGTGGCACTTGCTCGCGAACATGGCCTGGACCCGGCCCAGATGGCGCTGGCCTATATCACGCAACAGCCTTTCGTCACTAGCAATATCATCGGTGCCACGTCACTCGACCAGCTGGAAACCAATCTCGCCAGCGCCGAATTGCGACTGTCCGCCGAGGTGCTTGAAGGCATAGAGGCGATTCACACCGAACAACCCAATCCCGCACCCTGA